Genomic DNA from Nonomuraea rubra:
GCCACGCCCGCGCTGCTCGCCCGCGTGCTGGGGCAGCCCGACCTGCTCACCGACAGCGGCTCGCTGAACATCCTGCGCTGGCGCCCCGTCGGGCTGGAGCTCTACCACACGCCGTACGGGGGGCCCGACGAGCAGGGCAGGGAGGCCGTGGCCGGCTGGGTGGTCGAGGAGCCGCCGTTCGTCGGCATGGGGCTGGTGCCCAGCGTCGACCACGTCGTACGCGAGTACAAGGTGTACGGGGCCGGCCTGCCCCACGGCGCCGAGATCTGGGAGCTCACCCACGAGGGGACCGAGCACCGCCGGGCCATCTACCACGGCGACCTGCGGCGCTGGCTGCTCATCGGGAGGCGCGCGTGACCTCCTGGCACTTCTACCGCGCGCGCTGGCGCGGAGCCGACTTTCCGGCCAGCCCCGAGCCGCACGCCCTGGAGCTGTGGGTACGCCTGCGCAGCGGTGCGCCGCTGGACGGCTTCGAGGAGGTCGAACCGGGCTGCCACGTGCGTACGGTCCCCGTGACCGAATGCGACTGGCTGCACTTCGTGACCGTCGTGTGCCGCTGGCGCGGCGAGACGTTCCAGGTGCACGGCGAACGGGACGGGCACCTGCTGCTCGAATACCTCGGCGGCTCCGTGGTCACCGCCCGCGCGCTGGGGCTGGAACGGGTGGAGCGCGGCGTGTGGCGGGCCTGGGCGCCCCGGCGGGAGGTGGCGGAGCTCCACGAGGAGGTCATGCCGATCAACGCCGAAAATCATCACTTTTAGGCCAAGACCTTGATACCTGGTGTTCATGTGACGGAAACTGACCAGTAAGGCAGGAGTGGCGTAACACGGACAAGTGTCGCGAGGGGGTTATGGGGTCACCGGAGCGGCCCGATGTGGCGGCGATGCGGGCGTACGCGGACGAGCTGCGCGAGATGTTCAACCGGCTGCAGGACGAGGGGCTGGAGCTGCACGCCCAGGCGAAGGCCGTCCAGGCCACCGAGACCTCGCGCGACGGCCTGGTCTCGGTCACCGTCGGCGCGCGCGGCGAGCTGGTACGGCTCGATCTCGACCCGCGCATCTACCGGCGTCCCGACGCGCGCGCCCTGGCCGACACGATCGCCGACACCGCGCGGAGGGCCGCCGAGTCGGCCCAGCGGCGCGTCATCGAGATCTTCGAGCGGGTGATCCCGGCCGAGCAGTTCAAGGCGCACCTCGACGGCGACGTCGAGACCGTCATGGCCTGGCTCGCCAACGACATGGGAGGTGGCCGGTGAACGAGCGCTGGGACGGCGCGTACATCGCCAGATCCGTCGTGGACCGCGGCATGTCCGCCTGGTCCACGAACGCCGAGGAGGTCAACCGGACGCTGCCCAGGCTGGCGGGCGAGGTCGAGAAGAACCTGGCCGCGGCGCCGTGGGGCGCCGGCGCCGAGGGCGACGCCTTCCGCCAGGCGCACCTGCGCGACGGCGGCCCCGTCGAGATGATCAACCAGTGCAAGCGGCTGGGCGAGCAGATCGTCGACGCCGGCGACCGGCTGCGCCAGGCCATCGACAACACCCGGCAGACCGACGCCGACATCGACCACGACCTCACGCGCCTGACGCGCGAAGTCTGAGCAGAGCGACATGGCTTACACGGGGGACAGCCACGTCCAGACCAGCGCAGCCGCGGTGCCTGCTCTGCAGGAGGTCGTCAGCATCGACACCGACGTCCGGCCCGTCTGGGAGACCGAGACGCTGCCGGACTGGGTCGTCTACTGGCTGATCCCCATGCTGGCCGCCGGGCAGAGGTGGCCGGGCGCCAGCGAGAGCGGCCTGTCCAAGCTGGCGCACGCGTACGCCGAGCTGTCCGACGGCAGCACGCAGTCCGCCGAGCCCGCAGGCTCGGCCGCCCGCACCATCGTGACGGGCTGGAGCGCCCCCGCCACGGCCGACTTCGTCACCCGGGCCCGCGAGCTGTACGGCTCCGAGGGCGGCGTCGCCGGCGTGAGCAGGAACGCCCGCGCGTACGCGCAGCAGGTCAACGGCTTCGCCGTGGAGACCCAGTACTCCAAGCTCTCCGTCAACGTGGCGTTCTGGGTGACCGTCGTCGCCATCGCCATCGCCATCATCGTCGCCTTCTTCAGCGCCGGCGCCTCCACCGCGCTCATCGGCCCGTACGCGGCCGCGGCCCGGACGGCGATCAGCCGCATCCTGGTCAGGCTCGCCACGATCGCCGGCCGCGAGATCGGCGCGGCCAGGCTGGCCAGGGTGGCCGCGCTGAGCGGCGCCACCGGGCGCGGGGCCATCGTCCGGCTGCTCGCCTCGCCGATCGGCAGGGAACTCGTCGAGGAGATCGGCGAGGAGTTCACCATCGCCTACAAGGCGCAGCAGCAGCAGATCGAGATGGGCACCCGCAAGGAGCTCGACTGGAAGATGCTGACGGCCACGGCACTCGGGGCCGGCGGCGGCGCGATCACCGGCACCATGGTGGCCGGGCCCGTCTCCCGGGTCAGCCGCGTCGTGCCCGGCTTCACCGGCCGCGCGCTGACGACCGGCCTGACGAACGTGATCGCCTCGCCGGTGGGCAGCCTGCTCGGCAACGGCCTGGTGTACGGGCAGTGGCAGAACCCGTTCACCGCCGAGTCCATGACGGGGGCCTTCCTCGGGGGCGTGGGGCGTACCGGGAGCATCAGCCCGTTCAACCCCGACGTGGCCTCGGCGCTGGCGCACCCGCTGACCACGCTCGCCGCCGCCCACGACGCCGCCGCCCGCTCCGACGCGGCCCGCGCCGGCGGCGGCCCCGCCACGGGTCCCTCCACCGGCCCCGCCGCGCCGGCCGGCCCTCCCTCGGGCCCGGACGGCGACCAGCCCGGCGCGGCCCGCACCTCCGACCCGGTCACCGTCCCGGCCCCGCGCCTGTCCACCACCTCGTCCACCACCCCGGCCCCCGCGACCGCCGCCCCCCACGCCCCGGCCGCCCGCCCCGGCCCCGGCCTGCCGGACGCCGACGTCTCCACCCGCCAGCGCACCTCCTCCCCGGACCAGCCCGCCACCACCCCGGCCCCGGACGAGACCCCGGACCAGCAACCGGACACGACCGCCACCGCGCCACAGCCGCCGGCCCCCACCCCGGCCTCGAACCCGGCCCCGGCCCTGAACCCGGACTCGAACTCGGGCTCGGACGCCGAACCGGCGCGGCCCCCCGCCCAGGCGGACCCGGCCCCGGCCACGCCTTCCGGCGCGCGGCCGGACGTGGACGCCGCTCCGGCCCCGGCCACGCCTTCCGGCGCGCGGCCGGACGTGGACGCCGCTCCGGCGCAGAGCCCGGCTCCGGACGCCCACCCGCCCGCGGCCGCCACGGATCCGCAGACCCAGGCGGCACCCGCGCCGCAGCCGGACACCTCGCCGCAGCCGCAGACGGCCTCCGCGCCACAGCCCGAGGCGAACTCCGCACCCCAGCCGCAGCCGCAGGCGACCGCCGTGCCGGAGCCGGGGACGGACAGCTCGCCGCAGCAGCCCGGCGCGTCCCCCGACGCCTCGGGCGCGCAGCCCGCCACGGCACCGCCCGCCGACGACACCACCGCGGACCGCCACTCCCAGATCGCGAACGCCCCGGACAGCGACCCGGCCCAGGCGGGAAACACCGGCCACCAGTCGCCGACGCTCCCCCTGGGACCGGCCCCGCTCAGAGCCAGGGCGGCGCTCCTGGAGGCACTCGGCACCACCTTCCCCAACGCGGTGATCGGCCCCACCGGAGAGGTGATCATCCCGGGCCCGACCGGCCACCGCGTCCTGCCGAACGCCACCATGACCCGCATCCGCAGGACGCTCGACGCCCGCGCCACCCAGGTCTCCGCCCAGCCGGAGCTGGTGGTGGACGCGTCCGCGTTACTCCTGATCGCCGCCGCCGACGAGAGCCTGTCGTCCACCGTCCCCGGCCCTCAACACCTGGCGCACACCAGCAGGCCCGGCACCGTCACCTCCCCGCCGATCCCCGGCACCAGGTACGTCACCGACAGCGGCCGCGCCACCGACCTCACCACGGACGAGATCAAGCAGGGCACGGCCGGCCTGACCGCGGAGCACTTCCAGAACGAGGACGTACAGGAGCTCTCATGGTCCGGCGACCTCCTGGTGGTCCGCACCGCGAACGGCATCCACCACTTCCGTCCCGTCCCCGGCGCCCCCGGCCAGAAGGTGATGGCCGAGACCACGCTCAAGGCCGGCACCGACACGGAGCCGCACGAGGTCAGCTTCGCCCCTCGCATCGCCCCCGACCAGCTCGCCAGGGTCTGGCTGCACGAGATCACGGACACGCTGCAGCACCAGGCGGCCGGCAGGCGCGGGCGCCGGCAGGGCGTACTGCGCCGCATGGTGCCCGGCGGCACCACCCACCCGACCGGCGACGAGTGCGTGCCCGCCCGGCTCAACGAGCTGGCCTACCTGACCGGGCAGTGGGAGCAGGCCCCGACGATGCCGGAGAAGCGCCTGCTGGCGCTGGACATCGACGGCGTGCTGCACGACCTGCGCGCCCGCGGCGTCACGCCGCCGCCCCCGCCCTGGGCGACCGGCCCGCAGACCGAACGGGCGGGTCTCGACCTGACCAGACCGGGCCCGGACGCGACTCCCGAAGAAATACGGGCGCTCGCCAGGCGGTTCGAGGCGGCAGAGAAGACCCTTAGGCAGCTGCGGGACGGCAAGCGGGAGAGCGCGAAGCAGGCGGGCAAGGACGCCCGCGATGCCGACGAGAAGGCCGAGAAGGCCGGCAAGGAGCAGGACAGCGGCGCGCGGCTCCGGGCCGACACGGCCGAGGCGGAGGCCCGCCGCCTCCGGGACCAGCAGGGCCGGCACATCAGGGCCAGGGCCGCGTACTCGGCCGCGCTGAAGCAGGCGACCCAGGCCAGGCAGGCGTACGAGCGGTACGCGCGCCTGCTCGCGGCGCTCCCGCAGGCCCCCGCGGCGACGCAGCCCGGCCAGCTCGGCGTGGCGAGCATCGCCGCGGCCACCGCCGCCGAGGCCCGGCAGGCGCACGACCGGTACCAGGAGGCGCTGGCCCAGGCGCGGCCCAGCGAGTTCTCCCTGCCGGAGGCGATGCCCACCGGCAGGCTCGCCCATCTCGACGTCCTCACCGACAGGGTCAACGAGACGCTGAAGAAGAAGGGCGTCGGCAAGCAGTACACCCCGGACGAGCTGGAGAACTACATCCGCGCCGACTTCCACAAGGTGGTGTCGGGCGACGGTCTGGTGCTGAGCGTCGGCTGGGGCGGCAAGTCGGCCGAGGTGCGGCTCCGGCTCACCCTCGCCGACCTGGTGGAGGTGCTCGATCCCGGGGTGAAGGCGTCGCAGGCGACGGTGGGCATGTTCTACCAGACCGGCCAGACGTACACCGCCACGGACTCGGGCGGCACGGGCGCGTCCGTGGACCTCAGCAGCGCCGCGCTGACACCCTTCTTCCAGGACGGGACGGCGCTCAGGCAGGCGGCCGAGATGTTCACCATCGGGGTCGGCGTGAGCGGCGGGCGCAGCTGGTCGGCCTCCGGTGGCAGCAGCATGTTCGAGCAGGGCGGCTCGGTCGCGGACAACCGCAGCGAGTCGCTGCTGTTCGACGCCGCCGCCACGTGGACCGTGGAGGTGCGTACCGGACGGGCGGGGGAGTGGAGCGACACCACCACGGTCAGCTCCGGCAGCCCCGGCGACACCGCCACCCAGCGCATCTGGGTCTGGCACTCCTACACCGACAGGACCTCGCGCGACCCGGAGACGATCGACCCGGCCAAGGTGAACCCGAAGCCGCCGAACCAGGAGGTCATCAGCATGACCGGCCTGGAGGCGGCCCTTGACGCGATCGCCGCCTCGCTCGGCGGCGACTACACCAAGATCGGCACCAACGCGCGCAGGGACCTGCGCAAGTTCGTCACCCACGAGGTGCAGGCACGCTTCAGGAAGACGCTGGACGGCGGCCTGCCGGTGAACCTCGCCGTGGACGGCGAGCTGGACGTCCGGATCACGGCCACGAGTGAGATCGTGCCGGGCAGGACCAGGATGGTGGGCGCGGCGACCGCGGAGGCGCTGGAGGAGGAGGTACTCACCGAGACCGCCACCTCACCGAGCAGGACCGAGTACGGCGGGTCGGTGGACCGCAAGGTCACCGCCGGTCTCAACCACGAGATGCTGAACGGCATGGACGTCCTCGGCCCGGCCGGCGACTACCATCCCGACTCGGTCTCCCCGGAGGCCAAGGGCAACAGGCCGGTGGCCCAGTCGTCGTCGTCCACGGCCAACGAGGCGGCCGTGCACCCGCAGGTGGACAAGCGGGCCGGGCTCTCCCAGGCCTACCACAAGGTCGCCGAGGTCACCTTCGTCGTGGAGCGTCCCGGCAAGAAGCCCGTGAAGCTGGGCCCGTTCACGACGGACCTGCTGATGCGCCAGCAGGTGCGGGACGCCTACCACGCCGGCGATCCCGCGCCGGGCGAGACGCTGGTCCGCGAGAACGGCCGGCCCAAGTTCGACGCCGACGGCAATGTCGTCCTGCGCGACACCCCCCGGCGCGGGCAAGTCGAGGGGCGCAGGATGGAGCTGCCGCAGTGGCTCGGCGACGGCACGCGCCCGATGCGCGGCGCGGGACCGACCGACGTCCGGGAGGTCAACGGGCTGGACGGTCTCAAGGAGGACGTCCTGGCCCGGCTCGCCGGGCTGGGCCTCGTGGCCGCGGACGAGAACGGCGCGGGCCGGTCCCGCCTCGTCCGCGCCGGCCGGGTCCTGAACGCCGACGACGTCACGTCCCACCTGGTGGAGAGCGCGATACGCAGCGGGTTCGACCAGATGGCGCAGAGCGGCGTTCTCATCCCCCTCCAGCGCCACGGCGTCAACGCCACCCCCGACCTGTACGCGCTGCAGATCGTGGTGCGGCAGGACTTCAGCGGCCGGGGCACCCCCAAGGGGCTGGTCAACAAGGTCCGCACGCATCTCGACATCGCCAGCGACACCTCGGGCAGGGGGGTCAACCGGTCGAGGACGTACGGCGGCAACCTCTCGGCGGCCAAGAAGGACGGCCCCGTGGAGGGACACGACGGCGTCACGCACAAGGCCGGCCCGAACGTGGGCGGCGACAGGACGTATTCGGCCGGCACCAGCACCTCCAGCATGGTCAACAAGGTCGGCATGGCGGAGGACGACAAGAACAAGCTGACCGCGGGCCTCGAGGGCGGGGCGACGATCGAGGTCAACCTGGTGCACAACGGCGAGATCCAGCCGCTGATCAGGCCGCGCCCCATCACGGCCCTGCTGCTGGTGCCCGGCGACATGCTGCCCCGCGACGGCGGGCCGGACTTCTCCGGCCCGATGGGCAGGCCGGGCAAGAAGCTGATGGAGCTCGCCACGCTGGAGCACTTCGACGGCGGCCGCGAGCTGGGCGATATCAGGAGGATCTGGAGCCTGCTGCCGCGCGGGCTGCGCGGGAAGGTGGCGCCGCTGGTCCAGCTCTGGCCCGTCCTGAGCCGGCACCATCTCGCCTCCCACCTGTTCGAGGGGCCCATCACCCACGACCTCGTGCTCGACCCCAACGGTCCCGCACCCGCGCGCACGTCGCTGGAGGTGCGAGGCGAGCTCGGTGAGGCGCACCTCGTGGACGTGGTCGACTCGGTGACCGGCCGTATCCTGCTCGCCCTGCGCAGCGCGGGCATCTCCTGGGGCGGGTCGAACAACATCGCGTTCGGCCTGATGAACAGCATCGGCGACGCCGACGACAACGGCCAGACCAGCGACACCGGCTCGCTCACGCTGCCCTCGCGCTCCCGGATCAAGTCGCTCGCGACCGCGCTCGTGGCCATCTGGGGCACCGAGTTCCTGGGGATCTCGACCGCCAGGAAGTACCGCTTCCAGGTGCCCGTGGACGTCCTCGTGAAGCTGCGCACCAGCCGCAGCACCCCGATCGGGCAGCAGGCCGGCGGCTGGCGGGTCGGCAGCCTCCGCAGCCACGGCCAGGGGCTGTTCACCGTCCCCGAGCACGACGCGCTGCGCCTGTACGCCGCCGGCGACC
This window encodes:
- a CDS encoding YbaB/EbfC family nucleoid-associated protein, producing MRAYADELREMFNRLQDEGLELHAQAKAVQATETSRDGLVSVTVGARGELVRLDLDPRIYRRPDARALADTIADTARRAAESAQRRVIEIFERVIPAEQFKAHLDGDVETVMAWLANDMGGGR